In the Harmonia axyridis chromosome 3, icHarAxyr1.1, whole genome shotgun sequence genome, one interval contains:
- the LOC123675308 gene encoding craniofacial development protein 2-like — protein MYEAGKIHNTIKEMRRLSISILGISEMRWPNSGQSVVDDHTIYYIGDDGTRNRNGVAVILSKGAAPAFTNTVLLSDRVMMVQMKTDKVDLIIVQVYALTYDHDEEEMENFYHQIEELLKLTKSNQMTVIMGDINAKIGRGKEDPNFGEFGLVIRNDRGDRFKRFCNENNLIIANTFFDLPERRLYTWTSPAHTQDKIVRNQIDYICKNMRFRNSMTSVKTYPGADVPSDHNLLVGKMKVRLKKVNIRPEKTKIDHDKVNNALFRETIQNELNEKMRHVR, from the coding sequence ATGTACGAAGCCGGAAAGATACACAATACCATCAAAGAAATGAGACGGCTAAGCATAAGTATTTTGGGTATTAGTGAAATGAGATGGCCTAACAGTGGACAATCAGTAGTTGATGATCATACTATATATTATATAGGTGATGATGGGACGAGGAATAGAAATGGAGTAGCAGTTATCCTTAGTAAAGGAGCTGCGCCAGCATTCACAAATACTGTTTTGCTGTCTGATAGAGTAATGATGGTACAAATGAAAACTGACAAAGTGGATCTGATCATTGTGCAAGTGTATGCTCTGACTTACGACCACGATGAAGAGGAAATGGAAAATTTCTATCACCAAATTGAGGAATTATTGAAACTGACGAAGAGCAACCAAATGACAGTAATTATGGGCGACATAAACGCTAAAATCGGCAGAGGAAAAGAAGATCCAAACTTTGGGGAGTTCGGACTAGTTATCAGGAACGATAGAGGTGATAGATTCAAAAGATTTTGTAATGAGAATAACCTAATCATTGCAAATACATTCTTCGATTTACCTGAGAGAAGATTGTATACCTGGACTTCTCCTGCTCATACCCAGGATAAAATAGTTAGAAATCAAATAGACTATATCTGTAAAAATATGAGGTTCAGGAACTCAATGACATCAGTAAAAACTTATCCTGGGGCCGACGTACCATCAGATCACAACCTGTTAGTCGGAAAAATGAAAGTAAGGCtcaaaaaagttaatattagaccagaaaaaacaaaaatagaccATGATAAAGTAAACAATGCACTATTCCGAGAAACAATCCAGAACGaactgaatgaaaaaatgagaCATGTGAGATGA
- the LOC123675049 gene encoding lamin Dm0-like isoform X2: MSSKSKRQGTPAASQNIPPRPTSPLSPTRHSRLQEKADLQNLNDRLACYIERVRFLENENNRLTREIQTIQETGTREVTHIQSMYDSELSDARKLLDDTHKEKAKLEIDIKRLWEENEELRAELDKKTKGLILCENSERVLETKYNDLQLKYNQANNDARKAINDAKDLEKERDKLRKQVDELRKSLEEESLARVDVENNNQSLKEELLFKDQIFHQQLTETRRSRQIEISEIDGRLSEKYEAKLQEALQDLRDQYENQMANNRAEIESLYESKIKNLQLAANRNSSNAANALDELRSIKSRTDVLGARVSNLENENGILLARNRDLEKLLETERLRHAESMAALERELATLRDEMNQQLQEYQDLMDIKVSLDLEISAYRKLLESEEARLNITPPGNERGVRAGSQRRSTPFRAGSKRKRTLLEESQDSSVSDYSINKTSNGDIEVKEVDPEGKFVKLFNKSNQEVALGGWVITQKVGEQETQFKFHRTHKLPANETVTIWSSDLNKDHDPPMQLVMKGSKWVTGENIVTTLANNSGETMATSERHSGSRTHSVLQKRSFLPSSRASPGSSRW; this comes from the exons atgtctTCGAAAAGTAAAAGACAGGGTACGCCGGCAGCGTCACAAAATATACCTCCCAGACCGACAAGCCCATTGAGTCCAACGAGACATTCACGTTTGCAAGAAAAAGCTGATTTACAAAATCTAAATGATCGGCTTGCATGCTACATCGAACGTGTAagatttcttgaaaatgaaaataatcgtTTAACTCGTGAAATACAAACAATTCAAGAAACTGGTACTCGGGAAGTTACTCATATCCAGTCTATGTATGATAGCGAACTTTCAGATGCTAGAAAACTATTAGATGATACACATAAGGAAAAAGCTAAGCTGGAAATTGATATCAAGAGACTATGGGAAGAGAATGAAGAACTGCGCGCTGAATTGGATAAAAAAACTAAAGGTTTGATTCTTTGCGAAAATTCTGAAAGGGTGTTGGAAACTAAATATAATGACctacaattaaaatataatcAAGCTAATAATGATGCTAGAAAAGCCATAAATGATGCTAAAGATTTAGAGAAAGAACGAGACAAGCTTCGTAAACAAGTTGACGAATTACGGAAGAGCTTGGAAGAAGAATCCTTAGCAAGGGTTGATGTGGAAAACAATAATCAAAGTTTGAAAGAAGAGTTATTATTCAAAGATCAG atattcCATCAACAGCTGACAGAAACCAGAAGAAGTCGCCAGATAGAGATCAGCGAAATCGATGGTCGTCTGTCCGAGAAGTATGAAGCCAAACTTCAAGAGGCACTGCAGGATCTTCGTGATCAGTACGAAAATCAGATGGCAAATAATCGCGCTGAAATTGAAAGTCTATACGAAAGTAAAATTAAAAACCTACAACTTGCCGCCAATCGAAATTCATCGAATGCTGCTAATGCTCTGGATGAGCTGCGCAGTATAAAATCCAGAACAGACGTACTGGGTGCACGAGTTTCCAACTTGGAAAATGAGAATGGAATCCTGCTGGCACGAAATCGCGATTTAGAAAAATTGCTTGAAACCGAGAGATTGCGCCATGCCGAATCAATGGCTGCTCTTGAGCGTGAGTTGGCTACACTACGCGACGAAATGAATCAGCAACTGCAGGAATATCAGGATCTTATGGACATTAAGGTATCTCTAGACTTGGAGATCTCTGCTTATAGGAAGCTGTTGGAATCTGAAGAGGCTAGATTGAATATAACACCGCCAGGAAATGAGAGGGGTGTTCGTGCCGGCTCACAACGTAGGTCCACTCCATTTAGAGCAGGTTCAAAGCGCAAGCGGACTTTGCTTGAGGAGAGTCAGGATTCTAGTGTAAGCGATTATTCTATCAACAAAACCTCGAACGGAGATATTGAGGTTAAGGAGGTTGACCCAGAAGGAAA ATTTGTGAAATTATTCAACAAGAGTAACCAAGAAGTTGCACTTGGAGGATGGGTGATAACTCAAAAGGTTGGTGAACAAGAAACCCAATTCAAATTCCACAGAACACACAAACTACCAGCAAATGAAACTGTTACGATATGGTCATCTGATCTTAACAAGGATCATGATCCTCCAATGCAGTTGGTTATGAAAGGGTCAAAATGGGTTACTGGTGAAAATATAGTTACTACATTGGCAAATAATAGTGGTGAAACGATGGCTACATCTGAAAG GCACTCTGGGTCCCGAACTCACTCAGTATTGCAGAAGAGGAGCTTTTTACCTTCCTCCAGGGCTTCTCCAGGATCGAGTCGCTGGTGA
- the LOC123675049 gene encoding lamin Dm0-like isoform X1 codes for MSSKSKRQGTPAASQNIPPRPTSPLSPTRHSRLQEKADLQNLNDRLACYIERVRFLENENNRLTREIQTIQETGTREVTHIQSMYDSELSDARKLLDDTHKEKAKLEIDIKRLWEENEELRAELDKKTKGLILCENSERVLETKYNDLQLKYNQANNDARKAINDAKDLEKERDKLRKQVDELRKSLEEESLARVDVENNNQSLKEELLFKDQIFHQQLTETRRSRQIEISEIDGRLSEKYEAKLQEALQDLRDQYENQMANNRAEIESLYESKIKNLQLAANRNSSNAANALDELRSIKSRTDVLGARVSNLENENGILLARNRDLEKLLETERLRHAESMAALERELATLRDEMNQQLQEYQDLMDIKVSLDLEISAYRKLLESEEARLNITPPGNERGVRAGSQRRSTPFRAGSKRKRTLLEESQDSSVSDYSINKTSNGDIEVKEVDPEGKFVKLFNKSNQEVALGGWVITQKVGEQETQFKFHRTHKLPANETVTIWSSDLNKDHDPPMQLVMKGSKWVTGENIVTTLANNSGETMATSERMKRMVSSSSLRHREMGGIEELHHQYGGPQRDDNCSLM; via the exons atgtctTCGAAAAGTAAAAGACAGGGTACGCCGGCAGCGTCACAAAATATACCTCCCAGACCGACAAGCCCATTGAGTCCAACGAGACATTCACGTTTGCAAGAAAAAGCTGATTTACAAAATCTAAATGATCGGCTTGCATGCTACATCGAACGTGTAagatttcttgaaaatgaaaataatcgtTTAACTCGTGAAATACAAACAATTCAAGAAACTGGTACTCGGGAAGTTACTCATATCCAGTCTATGTATGATAGCGAACTTTCAGATGCTAGAAAACTATTAGATGATACACATAAGGAAAAAGCTAAGCTGGAAATTGATATCAAGAGACTATGGGAAGAGAATGAAGAACTGCGCGCTGAATTGGATAAAAAAACTAAAGGTTTGATTCTTTGCGAAAATTCTGAAAGGGTGTTGGAAACTAAATATAATGACctacaattaaaatataatcAAGCTAATAATGATGCTAGAAAAGCCATAAATGATGCTAAAGATTTAGAGAAAGAACGAGACAAGCTTCGTAAACAAGTTGACGAATTACGGAAGAGCTTGGAAGAAGAATCCTTAGCAAGGGTTGATGTGGAAAACAATAATCAAAGTTTGAAAGAAGAGTTATTATTCAAAGATCAG atattcCATCAACAGCTGACAGAAACCAGAAGAAGTCGCCAGATAGAGATCAGCGAAATCGATGGTCGTCTGTCCGAGAAGTATGAAGCCAAACTTCAAGAGGCACTGCAGGATCTTCGTGATCAGTACGAAAATCAGATGGCAAATAATCGCGCTGAAATTGAAAGTCTATACGAAAGTAAAATTAAAAACCTACAACTTGCCGCCAATCGAAATTCATCGAATGCTGCTAATGCTCTGGATGAGCTGCGCAGTATAAAATCCAGAACAGACGTACTGGGTGCACGAGTTTCCAACTTGGAAAATGAGAATGGAATCCTGCTGGCACGAAATCGCGATTTAGAAAAATTGCTTGAAACCGAGAGATTGCGCCATGCCGAATCAATGGCTGCTCTTGAGCGTGAGTTGGCTACACTACGCGACGAAATGAATCAGCAACTGCAGGAATATCAGGATCTTATGGACATTAAGGTATCTCTAGACTTGGAGATCTCTGCTTATAGGAAGCTGTTGGAATCTGAAGAGGCTAGATTGAATATAACACCGCCAGGAAATGAGAGGGGTGTTCGTGCCGGCTCACAACGTAGGTCCACTCCATTTAGAGCAGGTTCAAAGCGCAAGCGGACTTTGCTTGAGGAGAGTCAGGATTCTAGTGTAAGCGATTATTCTATCAACAAAACCTCGAACGGAGATATTGAGGTTAAGGAGGTTGACCCAGAAGGAAA ATTTGTGAAATTATTCAACAAGAGTAACCAAGAAGTTGCACTTGGAGGATGGGTGATAACTCAAAAGGTTGGTGAACAAGAAACCCAATTCAAATTCCACAGAACACACAAACTACCAGCAAATGAAACTGTTACGATATGGTCATCTGATCTTAACAAGGATCATGATCCTCCAATGCAGTTGGTTATGAAAGGGTCAAAATGGGTTACTGGTGAAAATATAGTTACTACATTGGCAAATAATAGTGGTGAAACGATGGCTACATCTGAAAG